The Deinococcus radiotolerans genome has a window encoding:
- a CDS encoding type III polyketide synthase → MPVYLQAVETAVPGAAYPQGLLRDIIRQQPELDRRAQRLTTSIFNASGIDTRHSAVLDFQASAQDTPGLFYDPGTGRMLTPGTGARNDFYTAHATELFVRAARQALAACPDVSPAEITHVVTASCTGFFAPGPEYAVVRALGLSPRTQRVHVGFMGCYAAFPALKLARAFCDADPNAVVLVVCAELCTIHMHSAGDPDTLIANSVFADGAAAAVVSARPPAPGALALRLDQFETTLTPPGVGEADMAWTIGDQGYDMVLSTYVPQIIEAHITGALAPLLAHDAALAGVPGAVERWAVHPGGRSILDKVQGSLNLSDEQLRPSREVLRQFGNMSSATVLFILADLRRHAVPGERVCAVAFGPGLTVESGLLTQVMGCAHADPA, encoded by the coding sequence ATGCCCGTTTACCTTCAGGCGGTTGAGACAGCGGTGCCCGGCGCGGCGTACCCGCAGGGTCTGCTCCGCGACATCATCCGCCAGCAGCCTGAACTGGACCGGCGGGCGCAGCGCCTGACCACCAGCATCTTCAACGCCTCGGGCATCGACACCCGGCACAGCGCCGTCCTGGACTTTCAGGCCAGCGCGCAGGACACGCCCGGCCTGTTCTACGACCCGGGCACGGGCCGGATGTTGACACCAGGGACGGGGGCGCGCAACGACTTTTACACCGCGCACGCCACTGAGCTGTTCGTGCGGGCGGCCAGGCAGGCCCTGGCGGCCTGCCCGGACGTCTCGCCAGCGGAGATCACCCACGTCGTGACGGCGTCCTGCACTGGGTTTTTCGCGCCGGGTCCGGAGTACGCGGTGGTGCGGGCGCTGGGCCTCTCGCCGCGCACGCAGCGGGTCCACGTGGGCTTCATGGGCTGCTACGCCGCCTTTCCCGCCCTGAAGTTGGCCCGGGCGTTCTGCGACGCCGACCCGAACGCGGTGGTCCTCGTCGTCTGCGCGGAGCTGTGCACCATTCACATGCACTCGGCCGGGGATCCGGACACATTGATCGCCAATTCGGTCTTCGCGGATGGGGCCGCGGCGGCCGTGGTGAGTGCCCGGCCACCGGCGCCGGGGGCGCTCGCCCTGCGGCTCGATCAGTTCGAGACCACGCTCACGCCGCCGGGTGTGGGTGAGGCGGACATGGCCTGGACGATCGGGGATCAGGGCTATGACATGGTCCTCAGTACCTACGTGCCGCAGATCATCGAGGCGCACATCACTGGCGCGCTGGCCCCACTGCTGGCCCACGACGCGGCCCTGGCCGGTGTGCCCGGCGCCGTCGAGCGCTGGGCGGTGCATCCGGGAGGGCGCAGCATCCTGGATAAGGTGCAGGGCAGCCTGAACCTCAGTGATGAGCAGCTGCGCCCCTCGCGGGAGGTGCTGCGCCAGTTCGGGAATATGAGCAGCGCGACGGTGCTGTTCATTCTCGCGGACCTGCGCCGCCACGCTGTCCCGGGCGAGCGGGTGTGCGCGGTGGCGTTCGGCCCCGGCCTGACGGTGGAGTCGGGCCTGCTGACCCAGGTGATGGGCTGCGCCCACGCGGACCCGGCCTGA
- a CDS encoding DUF1330 domain-containing protein, producing MPAYVIVNTRVLDPTRIQQYRHLAEQSIQQFGGRYLARGGALSVLEGSYQPERMVLVEFPTLDRAQAWYASEGYAEARRARAGIAEFEMILVEGLP from the coding sequence ATGCCGGCTTATGTGATCGTCAACACGCGGGTGTTGGACCCTACGCGCATTCAACAGTACCGTCACCTGGCTGAGCAGTCTATCCAACAGTTTGGCGGCAGGTACCTGGCGCGCGGGGGTGCACTGAGCGTGCTGGAAGGGTCATACCAACCGGAGCGGATGGTGCTCGTGGAGTTTCCCACCCTGGACCGTGCACAGGCGTGGTACGCCTCTGAAGGGTATGCAGAGGCCAGGCGAGCCAGGGCGGGCATTGCCGAGTTCGAGATGATCCTCGTCGAGGGCCTGCCGTAG
- a CDS encoding HD-GYP domain-containing protein, giving the protein MLVAARIVAVVDVFHALTQARPYKAAWSQDRAVQEIQAQAGRHFDPAVVAAFLRAIEGSSSLH; this is encoded by the coding sequence ATTCTAGTGGCGGCGCGCATCGTGGCCGTCGTGGATGTCTTTCACGCCCTCACTCAGGCGCGGCCGTACAAGGCGGCGTGGTCGCAGGACCGGGCCGTGCAGGAGATTCAGGCGCAGGCTGGGCGGCACTTCGACCCTGCCGTGGTGGCCGCGTTCCTGCGGGCGATTGAAGGCAGTTCCAGCCTCCACTGA